CGAGTTCTATAACCGGGCCAGGGAGTGCTTCCCTAATAGAGCTTGCCAAGAACGAAGGTTCACGACGGTGACAGCGACTATGGTGGCCGGGATTACCGCAGTACAGGCAGTCCTATACTGAAGTGTCTAACAGAATGCTTCAGAGTTTAGTGGATCACATACACACTTGTGGTTATCTGCCTCGAGTTATCACAGCCTCACAAAAATgacgtactaaattgcccgaacctaacctaaccgaggacccaccggagccagtcggccgagcggacagcacactggacttgtgatcctgtggtcccgggttcgatcccgggtgccggcgagaaacaatgggcagagtttctttcaccctatgcccctgttacctagggcctgtacccgggccctttccaggcccagaaagggcccaagtacaggcccagaaagggcccgggtacaggcccagaaagggcccgggtaaaataggtacctgggtgttagtcagctgtcacgggctgcttcctgcggatggaggcctggtcgaggaccgggccgcggggacactaaaaagccccgaaatcatctcaagataacccacgaaTAACAAACGCGACAGAACGTCATATTTCGACGTTGGTAATTGTTACATCAAAATATGGTGTATTATTTAAGAGGACTGGCTTGCTCTCCGGTAAACACCCTCAAATAATGCTAGCCGTTAGACTCGTCCGAAACGCTGGTCGTGGTTCTTGTTTCACAGAAATGTAAAGCCATACAAacattgttgtattactcattgtcCTTTTTTTAACATAAATACAAATAACTCAgtttattatttacataaatataccTGAAGATCATTCTATAGTGGTCTCGAtggagacaggaagccggcagcttgtcaaaggcctCTCCTTCCTCCTAATATCCAGCCTGTACTCTCTTTCTgttttaccacagacgtggccacatatttacaatgctaaacaGCAAATGTACATTTTCTTCCGTCCTCCATGGACAAGCCTAGAGATATGTTAACCATATAGTTCAGTGTGTGGTCTGTGGTTACATAAAGTCACATTAAGTGTCCAAGAACCAGATCTCGCAACAAAAAAGAGCAAGCTTCGAGCTCACCGACAacttgtcctcttaaaaagaacgtcgcttttggccgtttgccagtatggccgaatttggacttaatttgaaaatgaaaataaatttggcatttttttttttcaacaacagtaagttaagggtcctctgataggttaggtgggcaggaaattctcataaagtttcaaaacgttaattgaaagtcatctagtctaaccttaccgagtaggccggacgactcaaacagaaaacggaacagtacgtcacttttgtgagtcgatttcatttcaaattacgtccaaatttggctatagcgcgcatacgaaccaaaagtgacgttatttttaaggggACGGGTTGCACCGACAGCTAGAAGAGTGGGATTCAGGTGCCAAAGCTATAGAAATCTATAGGGCAGGATatctttcctgcccgaaacgctttgcgtaatactggctttaggcattgtatgtactagctctatctataaatctatcaatttttgtatcacctattgtatgtatgtactttacccgaataaacatttgaatttttgaatttgaatttagaACCTGGAAACTTCTCCAtgtacgttgttgttgttgttttagatttagctactcagaacgaaatgtcttatgtagcacggactatggtgagcccgtaattgagttcggttattcgcgataaccttgttactctgatatttgggtcaaagtttattTCCCATGTACAATTTCACTTCCTCATACAATCGTAGTGTCACTAGCTATAGTCTTGAGATAAAGGTGTCGCTAGTTATACTGAAGAACATCACCAAAGTACAGttaacaatgctaactagcatatatacattttcttctgtcctccatggacagggtgaaagatttgtcaaacatatagttcagagatttattgaacaaccacagaaggtgatcgtagtacttttaaaatgttaggctaagctacatacctaATCGATGTACTAGACTGAAGGCGGGCTAATTACAAACAAATTCTATAGTTTACCAACAAACATGTAACATTTTCTGTTATGAGATGGGCTGTTGTCATGGCAACGCGTGTAAATAACCCCTCCAGCGGCGCTTGGCTGCTTGCATAACAACGCTTCAAGTTAATTCATTATTTACGCCCAAAACAGTGTCCCGTAGGTGTACACTTCCGTCTGCGCATGTCGTGAGTACCGTCtcatgtgttgaccagaccacacactagaaggtgaagggacgacgacgacgtttcggtccgtcctggaccattctcaagtcgattgagaatggtcaaggacggaccgaaacgtcgtcgtcccttcaccttctagtgtgtggtctggtcaacatactttagctacgttattgtgactcatcgcctgcatacggtCTCAGGCCATCGTCCACGATCGTCATAAGTACACTGATAACTGTAGCTTTAAAAGAAGGAAATATTTGTATCCATAACACTAAGCTTCGGTTTAGTAGCCTATTGTAGGCTAAATCTATAGGCCTATAATAAACAATATTGCTCTTGTGTCAGCAATGAATCATGTAATAGTCTTAGTGCGTGTTTGTGAGAAATGTGAACAATATGGTACCAGACCCGGTAGTACAGCCTGGTTCCTTCTTCACTCATAATCcggaattccgggttcgagtcCCGGGCGGGTCAGaaaatggttgggcgcgtttccgACCATTTCTGCCcctgtcccctgtgtgtgtgtatatatatatatatatatatatatatatatatatatatatatatatatatatatatatatatatatatatatatatatatatattcctgtctCCGACACAATGAATGGAAGACTCAAACATCTCGCTGGACTTCGGTAGACGTTTGTGGAGCAGTAAACACCCAAACAGATGCATGATTGATGTCCATTAATAATACAGGTGTATTAAGCTGATGTATTCTCAATATGCAACAACCCGTTAATTTGGCGGCCTGACAAATAGAGATTCACATTCATGACAGGCAACTAGCAGCAGAATACTGCCCGCTTTTTttaattgtgtcgggggacaggtagccagagtgtattcatacacgttatagGGTTTTATCGAGGTTTATTATTTAACAAGAGTGTAATAGTTGAACAGGATCATTCATCGCGTAGCAGTATTAAGCATTGTGGTACGTAGCAGTATTAAGCATTGTGGTACGTAGCAGTATTAGGCATTGTGGTACGTAGCAGTATTAAGCATTGTGGTACGTAGCAGTATTAAAGCATTGTAGTACGTAGCAGTATTAAGCATTGTAGTACGTAGCAGTATTAAGCATTGTGGTACGTAGCAATATTAAGCATTGTGGTACGTAGCAGTATTAAGCATTGTGGTACGTAGCAGTATTAAGCATTGTAGTACGTAGCAGTATTAAGCATTGTAGTACGTAGCAGTATTAAGCATTGTGGTACGTAGCAGTATTAAGCATTGTGGTACGTAGCAGTATTAAGCATTGTGGTACGTAGCAGTATTAAGCATTGTGGTACGTAGCAGTATTAAGCATTGTGGTACGTAGCAGTATTAAGCATTGTGGTACGTAGCAGTATTAAGCATTGTGGTACGTAGCAGTATTAAGCATTGTGGTACGTAGCAGTATTATATTCTACACGTGTGAATGCTATTTCTCGTTCATGTAACCCATttttgaatagtacataattgcatttatttgtcttcttacatttaccaccccatttttggaggacgggctgcccatTTTCTATGTAGTATATCGCACATAGTTTGTTCTATACAGGAGTGTGTGGAACCTTCATGCCATCGTCCGGtgcacctcgtgtgtgtgtgatctGGCCCAAGCCTAGTGCCAGGCTCCTCCACCCCCGTAGCTACCTCAGGTGCCCTGGAGCGCCATCACATATACACCATGAGGGTCACAGACACTTCGCGCCCTGCGGGAAGTTCCTCTCCTCCTTCAGCTCCCTCTTCAGCCAACACCTCGTCGGCGACCATCAGCGCCAATTCGCTCAAGAACGGGATAGGGCTAGCGTGGACAGTGTCCGGGGGTGGTGGAAGGGGCGTGGGTGCTGGCGTGGGCGGCGTTGGTGCTGGCGTGGGCGTAGGTAATGGCACTGTCAGCATGGCCAATGTGTTGGACTTTCTGCTGACTTCAGCACAGCTACACCGCACCGCGGCCGCCACTGTTGAGAAGGTGAATATGTTGAACTAACATCAATGTTCCTTCTCTTGTTTTTTCcaagatgctcccggacgcaggttcgaatcctcgtcacggcccttgtggatttgttcattttccaAGGCAATTTATAATTTTGGTCAGGGTTTGTAATGCATACTTTCACTTATATCATTTTCAATGaacattatttattatatattcatACATTGTTTTCATCCTGAGTCAAAGTTTTTTTTAATGGATAAGCCCCCTTAAAAAAGATAATAATAAACAAATCTAAAATCAATTTATAATCTTTAAAACATGCATTCAACTTTCACTATTTTCTTGATCATACTGCTACTATGTGCTTACAAGGCcaagagtgtatatatatatatatagctgcgaGTCAAAGTTTATGAACCCAAGTATGATAATCCCAGAGAAAAAATTAAGTTATTTTGATTGTTGTGCAGTCTGCGTATGTCAGAACAGTCAGAGGTGATAGATATCCTGCTAGAAAAATACAGAAAGGGACTTACTAACGCTTTTCTAAGTGACAGAACCGATTATTAGGGCCGCATAGAATGAATATATAACTACACCTTTGCTAAATAGTCTTCCCGGCTTGGCGCCATCTTTAGATAATTACTTAACTGCACCGTCCACTAATACCGTCTTCAGGTCCGCGCGGGAGGCCGACTCATCGCGGGTGCTGGAGTCGCCGAAGACCAGGCACCGGGTCGAAGTGGGCACTCTTCCAGCAGCGGCGCCTCCGTCGGTGTCTCTACCTCCACCACGAGTATCTTGCCTTCGCCCTCAGAGACCTGGTCCCGTCTCCTGGGCAACCCTGCCAGCGCCTCCCaggaccacactctggcactcctGCAGATGGCACTGCAGGTAACGAGGCAGGGAAAAGTGCCACTCTaggtggggggtgggagggggaagtGTAAGTAAAGGAGACTTAGACAACAGGCGAGGaaataataacaacagttaatgggCAGTAACATTTCTACAGGTGGTGCCACTGACAGTTGGCTCCACTGACAGTTGGCTCCACTGACAGTTGGCTCCACTGACAGATGATTCCATTGACAGGTGGCTTCCACTGACAGATGATTCCATTGACAGTTGGCTCCACTGACAGTTGGCTCCACTGACAGATGATTCCATTGACAGGTGGTTTCCACTGACAGATGATTCCATTGACAGTTGGCTCCACTGACAGTTGGCTCCACTGACAGTTGGCTCCACTGACAGTTAGCTCCACTGACAGGTGGCTCCACTGACAGTTGGCTCCACTGACAGGTGGCTCCACTGACAGTTGGCTCCACTGACAGGTGGCTCCACTGACAGTTGGCTCCACTGACAGGTGGCTCCACTGACAGTTGGCTCCACTGACAGTTGGCTCCACTGACAGTTGGCTCCACTGACAGTTGGCTCCACTGACAGTTGGCTCCACTGACAGGTAGCTCCACTGACAGTTGGCTCCACTGACAGTTGGCTCCACTGACAGGTGGCTCCACTGACAGTTGGCTCCACTGACAGTTGGCTCCACTGACAGTTGGCTCCACTGACAGTTGGCTCCACTGACAGTTGGCTCCACTGACAGTTGGCTCCACTGACAGTTGGCTCCACTGACAGGTAGCTCCACTGACAGTTGGCTCCACTGACAGGTAGCTCCACTGACAGTTGGCTCCACTGACAGGTAGCTCCACTGACAGTTGGCTCCACTGACAGTTGGCTCCACTGACAGGTAGCTCCACTGACAGTTGGCTCCACTGACAGGTAGCTCCACTGACAGTTGGCTCCACTGACAGTTGGCTCCACTGACAGTTGGCTCCACTGACAGGTAGCTCCACTGACAGTTGGCTCCACTGACAGTTGGCTCCACTGACAGGTAGCTCCACTGACAGTTGGCTCCACTGACAGGTAGCTCCACTGACAGTTGGCTCCACTGACAGTTGGCTCCACTGACAGTTGGCTCCACTGACAGTTGGCTCCACTGACAGGTGGCTCCACTGACAGTTGGCTCCACTGACAGTTGGCTCCACTGACAGTTGGCTCCACTGACAGTTGGCTCCACTGACAGTTGGCTCCACTGACAGTTGGCTCCACTGACAGTTGGCTCCACTGACAGGTAGCTCCACTGACAGTTGGCTCCACTGACAGTTGGCTCCATTGACAGTTGGCTCCACTGACAGGTGGCTCCACTGACAGGTAGCTCCACTGACAGTTGGCTCCACTGACAGGTGGCTCCACTGACAGGTAGCTCCATTGACAGGTAGCTCCACTGACAGTTGGCTCCACTGACAGTTGGCTCCACTGACAGTTGGCTCCATTGACAGTTGGCTCCACTGACAGGTGGCTCCACTGACAGTTGGCTCCACTGACAGTTGGCTCCACTGACAGTTGGCTCCACTGACAGTTGGCTCCACTGACAGTTGGCTCCATTGACAGTTGGCTCCACTGACAGTTGGCTCCACTGACAGTTGGCTCCACTGACAGTTGGCTCCACTGACAGTTGGCTCCATTGACAGTTGGCTCCACTGACAGGTGGCTCCACTGACAGTTGGCTCCACTGACAGTTGGCTCCATTGACAGTTGGCTCCACTGACAGTTGGCTCCATTGACAGTTGGCTCCACTGACAGGTGGCTCCACTGACAGGTGGCTCCACTGACAGTTGGCTCCACTGACAGGTGGCTCCACTGACAGGTAGCTCCACTGACAGGTGGCTCCACTGACAGTTGGCTCCACTGACAGGTAGCTCCACTGACAGTTGGCTCCACTGACAGTTGGTTCCATTGACAGTTGGCTCCACTGACAGGTGGCTCCACTGACAGTTGGCTCCACTGACAGTTGGCTCCACTGACAGGTAGCTCCACTGACAGGTGGCTCCACTGACAGTTGGCTCCACTGACAGTTGGCTCCACTGACAGTTGGCTCCACTGACAGGTAGCTCCACTGACAGGTGGCTCCACTGACAGTTGGCTCCACTGACAGTTGGCTCCACTGACAGGTAGCTCCACTGACAGTTGGCTCCACTGACAGGTAGCTCCACTGACAGTTGGCTCCACTGACAGGTGGCTCCACTGACAGGTGGCTCCACTGACAGGTAGCTCCACTGACAGGTGGCTCCACTGACAGGTGGCTCCACTGACAGGTGGCTCCACTGACAGGTAGCTCCACTGACAGGTGGCTCCACTGACAGGTGGCTCCACTGACAGGTGGCTCCACTGACAGGTGGCTCCACTGACAGGTGGCTCCACTGACAGGTGGCTCCACTGACAGGTGGCTCCACTGACAGGTGGCTCCACTGACAGGTGGCTCCACTGACAGGTAGCAGGACCATCAACACCCTCAAAGACAGCGGGGCAACAACTTACCTCATACTGTTATCCCATCAGTACCACGTAGCCTCCTGTTCGGCAAATTTCACGAACTCCTACAACTG
This sequence is a window from Procambarus clarkii isolate CNS0578487 chromosome 80, FALCON_Pclarkii_2.0, whole genome shotgun sequence. Protein-coding genes within it:
- the LOC138357928 gene encoding uncharacterized protein, producing the protein MRVTDTSRPAGSSSPPSAPSSANTSSATISANSLKNGIGLAWTVSGGGGRGVGAGVGGVGAGVGVGNGTVSMANVLDFLLTSAQLHRTAAATVEKVRAGGRLIAGAGVAEDQAPGRSGHSSSSGASVGVSTSTTSILPSPSETWSRLLGNPASASQDHTLALLQMALQVTRQGKVPL